Part of the Candidatus Methanosuratincola sp. genome, GCCCTGAGGGCGTCCGATCTTGCCCAGGCCTTCGACTGGGCGAAGCTGATGACCCTGCAGCCTCCCCCGCTGAACGACAACTGCCTGATCATCACCAACGGCGGCGGCGTAGGCGTGATGGCTGCAGACGCGTGCGAGGAGTCTGGCGTGCCGATCCGGCATTTACCGGAGGACCTCCAGCTGGAGTTCAAGCGGCTTATGCCTGTCTTCGGGAACTCGAAAAACCCTGTGGATCTGACGGGCCAGGCGTATGAGGAGAGCTACAGCAAGTCCGTCGAGCTTGCGCTGAAAGACGCACGGATTGGGTCTGTCATAGTGCTCTACTGCCAGACCGCGATCACTGATCCGGTATCGATAGCCAAAGCAATCGCAGACGGCTGCGAGTCGCACGGCTGTGAGAAAACCATCGTGACCAGCTTCATCGGTGGCGCCCAGTGCGAAGAGGCGATGCAGAAGCTAGACGAGCGAGGAGTCCCTTCGTACCCGATCCCTGAGAGGGCCGTTTCGGCATTGGCAGCCTACTACCGGTGGCAGAGGTACAGACTAAAAAAAAGGCAGCCTAGTCCCACCACTTCTTCTCAAGCGGCATTGCAAGTATCTCCTTGATCTCTAGCCGCTTTGTCTTATCTTTGGAGAAGACGGTTCCGGGGAAGGTCGACCTCAAAACAATGGCGGTGTCCGCACCGTCACCACTCCCTCCCACGCCTATCACGTCCTTGTACGGCTCCAGGACCCCGCATTCGACCGCGCAGAGGACTACCTCGACTGCGACCTTCATCCCTTGGCCGAAGGCGTATAGGGTGTCCCTGAAGGTCTTTGTCGGTGTCGGGACGTCTGCATCAGTCCCCTCGTACAGGGAGCCGTGGAGTATGAATGGAGCAGAATCGAGCACAATGGCACCGAGATTCTCCAGTTCCTCCTTGGCATTCGGGTCCATGCATGGCCACTCGAAGCCCATCTCCCTCCTGTAAGGACCGTCGGAGACACAGACTATCCTGGTCTCGTCCCTGAGCGCTCTCGCGAACTCCAGTGCAGTCTTACCGGTGGAGCTCGCGACCACGAGGTCCCTTATGCCGCTCCTTTCGATGTGCTTTGTGACCGCTTCCACCACAAGATCCGTGTTCTGTGGCCCGGGCCTCTCGAAATAATATACCTCGCGCATCTTGAAAGTCATACAAGTTCCCAATACAATAAGCTGTGTTGCCTTTTTAAAAGGATCTTCTTCTAAAAGGTTATATAACACCTTGAAACACCGTTAGGCAGTGTTGGAAATGCCTCTCGATGAACTTGACATGAAAATCATCAGCATACTACAGAATGACGCAAGCCTCTCTTACTCAGATCTCGCCCGGCAGCTCGGTCAGAACGAGTCCACCATAAGGAAAAGGGTGCTGACCCTGCGGGAACGCGGCGTAATCAAGAAGTTTACCATAATTGTGGACAACCTCAAGGTTGGATACCATACCATTGCAGTCGTAGGCTTCGATGTAGATCCTGGGATGCTTCTGGAGCTTGCGCAGAAGCTGGCGGAGCTCGAGGAGGTTAGGTATGTAGCCACCTCGACCGGAGACCACATGATCATGGCCGAGATATGGGGTAAGGACGGACGTGAGCTCGCGCAGACCCTTTCAAAAATAGGGGCGATACCTGGGATAAAGAGGATCTGCCCCTCGATCCTGCTTGAAAAAATAAAGGAATGACTGCCTAATTTTTCAGATAACCCCTGACACTCCGTTTTCTTTCATCCCTTGTATCTCTTAAGTAGAAGCGAATTCGAGACGACCGATACTGAGCTCAGTGACATTGCCAGTGCTGCTATCTCAGGCTTGAGCGTCAGGAAGGGGTAGAGGATGCCTGCTGCAATCGGTATGCCCGCGGAGTTGTACGCAAGTGCCCAGAACATGTTCTGCCTGATCTTACTCATGGTCTTCCTTCCTAGGCGGATCGCATAAACCACGCCCACCAAATCCTCCTTGGTGAGTATTATCCCGCCCGCCTCCTTTGCTATCTCTGTCCCACTTCCAATCGCTATGCCCACATCGGCCTGCGTCAGTGCCGGAGCATCATTTATGCCGTCACCAACGAACGCGACTACCCTGCCCTCTGACTGGATTCTGGATATCACCTTGGCCTTCTCTCCTGGGGAGACCTCTGCGAAGTACTTCTCGATTCCGATCTCCTTGCAGATCGCCTTAGCAACCCTCTCGTTGTCCCCGGTCAGCATGTAGACCTCTAGCCCGTCCTTCTTGAGCTCCCCAACAGCCTCCTTAGCATCTGGCTTTGGCATGTCGATCATCGCTATCATCCCTGCGACCCTTCCACCGACTGCAAGTATTGAGACCGTCTTGCCCTCGGACTCGAGCCTGGTCGCCTCCTCCTCTGCTTCATTCATCCTTATCCCGAGCCGGCTCATCATCTTCCTGTTCCCAATGGCTGCATCTTTGCCGTCAACCTTGCCCCTGACCCCCTCGCCGGGGATGGCCTCGAACTCCTTGAGATCATAACGCGGAAGCTTGGCCGCTCTCTCCACAACCGCGACGGCGAGGGGGTGCTCCGAACCACCCTCGAGCGTGGCGGAGAACCTGAGGATCTCTTCCTCACCGATTCCTGCGATGTCAACGATCTCAACAACTGAGGGCTTCCCAGCGGTCAGCGTGCCGGTCTTGTCGAAGACGACAGTATCAAGCTTCCGTACTGCCTCAAGGACCTCGCCACCCTTTATCAGGATGCCCATCTCCGCCCCCTTCCCGAGCCCTACCATTATTGCCGTGGGGGTGGCTAGGCCTAGGGCACAGGGGCATGCTATCACGAGGACTGAAACAGCCATGAGCAGGGAGAAGCCAATCCCCATCCCTGTGAAAAGCCACAAAATGAAGGTCAGTGATGCGATGACTACCACGGCAGGCACGAAGCGGGAAGCGACGTAGTCTGCGAACCTCTGTATGGGCGCTTTACTGGACTGCGCCTCCTCCACGAAGCTGATTATCTGAGCCAGGAAAGAGTCTCTGCCGACCTTTTCGACCCTGACCCTTATCATGCCCGTTTTGTTTATCGTCCCCCCGATCACGCTGTCCCCTTCTCCCTTGTCAACGGGGACGCTCTCGCCGGTCACCATCGACTCGTCCACAGCGGCGCTCCCAGAAATTATGGTACCGTCTGCA contains:
- a CDS encoding Lrp/AsnC family transcriptional regulator, which gives rise to MPLDELDMKIISILQNDASLSYSDLARQLGQNESTIRKRVLTLRERGVIKKFTIIVDNLKVGYHTIAVVGFDVDPGMLLELAQKLAELEEVRYVATSTGDHMIMAEIWGKDGRELAQTLSKIGAIPGIKRICPSILLEKIKE
- a CDS encoding heavy metal translocating P-type ATPase, whose product is MRKKTSIRIEGMHCATCALNIEKSLAALKGVEKAEVSFGSGTAIVEYDPSLTNASSIKGAIETAGYKPVTERTAFYVEDMRCASCIRAMEEGLLEKDGVVAVNANLATKLVIVEYIPSVVSPSELRDTIKELGYSPMIREVGGTTARRSSFRPRFVFSLVATIPVFVISMFLMDLQYRTIILFLLGTAVQVVGGSTFYTGAYKSLRRGVPDMNVLVALGASAAYLYSVYNTFFAAGDLYYDAAAMLITFVLLGRYLEDAAKSRASLSIRKLIELQPKYASVLKDGEERKVPVEELAVGDEVVVRPGEAIPADGTIISGSAAVDESMVTGESVPVDKGEGDSVIGGTINKTGMIRVRVEKVGRDSFLAQIISFVEEAQSSKAPIQRFADYVASRFVPAVVVIASLTFILWLFTGMGIGFSLLMAVSVLVIACPCALGLATPTAIMVGLGKGAEMGILIKGGEVLEAVRKLDTVVFDKTGTLTAGKPSVVEIVDIAGIGEEEILRFSATLEGGSEHPLAVAVVERAAKLPRYDLKEFEAIPGEGVRGKVDGKDAAIGNRKMMSRLGIRMNEAEEEATRLESEGKTVSILAVGGRVAGMIAMIDMPKPDAKEAVGELKKDGLEVYMLTGDNERVAKAICKEIGIEKYFAEVSPGEKAKVISRIQSEGRVVAFVGDGINDAPALTQADVGIAIGSGTEIAKEAGGIILTKEDLVGVVYAIRLGRKTMSKIRQNMFWALAYNSAGIPIAAGILYPFLTLKPEIAALAMSLSSVSVVSNSLLLKRYKG